A single genomic interval of Spirosoma linguale DSM 74 harbors:
- a CDS encoding putative urease accessory protein (KEGG: mpt:Mpe_A3299 putative urease accessory protein) — MQTVFPLFLALSVGFAHAFEADHLVAVSTIVTRRNNIWLALKDGVFWGLGHTSTILLIGSIFMLGKFALRAGDFRYLEAGVGVMLVTLGGLRLYKLTVFREVADAHSRVHEGHAHRLAYGVGLIHGLAGSGALILSVLTQIKSTGAGMIYLGLFGIGSIAGMMVAASAFSVPFSVRMATNPLVRTTLVVVSSVICIGLGATVIYENAM; from the coding sequence ATGCAAACGGTATTTCCCCTTTTTCTGGCCCTAAGCGTTGGTTTTGCCCACGCGTTTGAAGCCGATCATTTAGTGGCTGTCAGTACCATTGTCACCCGGCGAAACAATATCTGGCTGGCCTTAAAAGACGGCGTCTTCTGGGGATTGGGCCATACGTCCACCATTCTGCTGATCGGCAGTATTTTTATGCTGGGAAAGTTTGCCCTTCGTGCGGGTGACTTTCGCTATCTCGAAGCGGGGGTTGGCGTGATGCTCGTTACACTGGGTGGCCTGCGGCTCTACAAATTGACGGTATTCCGGGAAGTAGCGGATGCACATAGCCGTGTCCACGAAGGACACGCGCACCGATTAGCTTACGGAGTTGGCCTGATACATGGGCTGGCGGGTAGTGGCGCGTTGATCCTCTCTGTGCTGACGCAAATAAAGAGCACAGGCGCAGGCATGATCTACCTCGGGCTGTTTGGTATTGGCTCCATCGCGGGTATGATGGTAGCAGCTAGCGCATTCAGCGTACCGTTTTCTGTTCGCATGGCAACCAACCCATTGGTTCGCACTACGCTGGTTGTAGTATCGTCGGTGATTTGTATTGGCCTTGGTGCCACGGTTATTTATGAAAACGCAATGTAA
- a CDS encoding hydrolase or acyltransferase (alpha/beta hydrolase superfamily)-like protein (KEGG: geo:Geob_2042 alpha/beta hydrolase fold protein): protein MSSANYSRYKNPQQATEFNDMWARHVQDSNGLIFESVTVLTTWGKTVVWVHTPKRRVYETLVFFPGFNSSALTWAINRSLAGLSKNYRLCLIEINGQPGFSDGLSPSINTDEYGIWAQQVLEQLGVARVTLIAHSLGALISLKVCRMAPQLIKRAILINPAGIQSLTLSFHLLRYYWLAYHAPSHESVQSFLREVVFSPTYTDIPSAQEKLLIDFQINAFSNFQLTSWWHLALPKEELLAIKTPLYMLLGAQDKLYSYQATLERSIQYLPSLVSITVLPTLGHGVQTCPSVPPALKALLTH, encoded by the coding sequence ATGAGTTCAGCTAATTACTCGCGCTATAAAAATCCTCAGCAAGCTACCGAGTTTAATGACATGTGGGCGCGTCATGTTCAGGACTCAAACGGGCTCATATTTGAGTCAGTTACAGTACTGACGACCTGGGGAAAAACCGTGGTATGGGTTCATACGCCAAAAAGACGGGTGTACGAAACCCTGGTATTCTTCCCTGGATTTAATTCTAGTGCCTTAACCTGGGCTATCAATCGGAGTCTGGCCGGTTTAAGTAAAAACTATCGACTTTGTCTCATCGAAATTAATGGGCAGCCGGGTTTTAGTGACGGTTTAAGCCCGAGCATCAATACAGATGAATACGGGATTTGGGCTCAGCAGGTACTGGAGCAACTCGGTGTTGCACGCGTTACCTTAATTGCTCATTCACTAGGAGCACTGATTAGCCTGAAAGTATGCCGGATGGCTCCCCAGCTAATAAAGAGAGCCATCCTAATAAATCCGGCAGGTATCCAGTCACTTACGCTTTCTTTCCATCTGCTGAGGTACTATTGGCTGGCTTATCACGCGCCATCACATGAATCTGTGCAGTCTTTTTTACGGGAGGTCGTTTTTAGCCCGACGTATACCGACATACCATCTGCTCAGGAAAAGTTGTTGATCGATTTTCAGATAAACGCTTTCTCTAATTTTCAACTTACTTCCTGGTGGCATCTGGCCTTGCCTAAAGAAGAGCTACTGGCAATTAAGACTCCGCTCTATATGCTGCTGGGCGCTCAGGACAAGTTGTATTCCTACCAGGCTACACTGGAGCGTTCTATTCAATACTTGCCTTCTTTGGTAAGCATAACTGTTTTGCCAACTTTAGGGCATGGTGTTCAGACCTGCCCTTCGGTTCCGCCAGCATTGAAAGCGCTTTTAACCCATTAG
- a CDS encoding hydrogenase expression/formation protein HypE (TIGRFAM: hydrogenase expression/formation protein HypE~PFAM: AIR synthase related protein domain protein; AIR synthase related protein~KEGG: dat:HRM2_11620 HypE), whose product MPKLDFDIITLGHGSGGILTNKLLEAGVFDLLSNPLLDTHHDGALLNLTGRVAFTTDSYVISPVFFPGGNIGELAVNGTVNDLAMCGAVPKYLSLGFILEEGLTMAEFWDILVSIKGASERAGVQIVTGDTKVVERGKGDKIFINTSGIGELHPKADISVKNVRVGDKIVVSGNIATHGMAIMSVREGLEFETTLTSDTAPLNHAVLALLDEFGPAVHLLRDPTRGGVATVLNEIARDRNVGATRLGIDLKQAAIPVLDEVAGACELLGLDPLYVANEGVFLAIVAPEVADAFVQKLRTLEYGQSAAIIGEVVAEHPGQVVLTSRIGGRRVVNMLVGEQLPRIC is encoded by the coding sequence ATGCCGAAACTGGACTTCGACATCATTACGCTCGGGCACGGCAGCGGGGGCATTCTGACCAATAAATTGCTCGAAGCGGGTGTTTTCGATCTGCTCAGCAACCCATTGCTCGATACACACCACGACGGAGCTTTACTAAACCTGACGGGGCGCGTGGCTTTCACGACCGATAGCTATGTTATCTCACCCGTATTTTTTCCCGGCGGCAACATTGGCGAACTGGCCGTTAACGGTACCGTCAACGATCTGGCGATGTGCGGGGCTGTCCCCAAATACTTATCACTGGGATTTATTCTGGAAGAAGGCCTGACTATGGCCGAGTTCTGGGATATTCTGGTCAGCATAAAGGGGGCATCTGAACGGGCCGGTGTGCAAATCGTGACGGGCGATACCAAAGTTGTCGAACGGGGAAAAGGCGACAAGATTTTTATCAACACCTCCGGCATCGGCGAACTGCATCCTAAGGCCGACATCAGCGTAAAAAACGTTCGGGTGGGGGATAAAATAGTTGTCAGTGGCAACATTGCTACGCATGGTATGGCGATCATGTCGGTGCGGGAAGGACTGGAGTTCGAAACCACCCTGACCAGCGATACCGCCCCGCTGAATCATGCCGTTCTGGCCCTGCTGGATGAGTTTGGCCCCGCTGTTCATCTCCTGCGTGACCCGACGCGTGGTGGCGTGGCTACCGTCCTGAACGAAATTGCCCGCGACCGAAACGTGGGTGCAACCCGCCTGGGAATCGACCTGAAGCAAGCCGCCATTCCGGTACTCGACGAAGTAGCCGGAGCCTGCGAATTGCTGGGCCTGGACCCACTTTATGTTGCCAACGAAGGCGTTTTTCTGGCGATTGTAGCCCCCGAAGTAGCGGACGCCTTTGTCCAGAAACTACGAACACTGGAATATGGGCAATCGGCTGCAATAATCGGTGAAGTCGTAGCGGAACATCCGGGTCAGGTCGTGCTGACAAGCCGAATCGGTGGTCGTCGGGTGGTCAATATGCTCGTCGGTGAGCAATTACCGAGAATTTGTTAA
- a CDS encoding NHL repeat containing protein (PFAM: NHL repeat containing protein~KEGG: bbt:BBta_0470 hypothetical protein) translates to MLLTTPNLTQSLPTRSPLVELNTVFRGSSGHPFLAPRGVWTINGRLIVSDTGQNRVFIWNRMPTMEYAEPDVVLGQVDAVETGRNAGGSVDADTLQYPSGLWSDGERLIVADAWNHRVLIWNQFPTQHGQVADVVLGQVDFSHNQPNTKGIGASPTERTLNWPYGVTSDGQRLWIADTGNRRVLFYDQIPTESFAAATAVVGQSGFTERDYDSANPIWPYSVKIGPKGQMAVADTQYYRTLLWQDWRTAPQQPADVLIGQADFESNGQNQYGLFPAQQTLSWTYDVHFYGDGLLIADTGNSRILWFDAVPTQHNQPADNLIGHASFATGSENANTRFGTDKQLYWPFSISTDSNQLVIADTGNHRIIIGKLPVPSIDLM, encoded by the coding sequence ATGCTACTGACAACACCCAATCTTACCCAATCCTTACCCACACGTTCCCCATTGGTGGAATTAAATACCGTTTTTCGGGGAAGTTCGGGTCATCCGTTTCTGGCTCCGCGTGGTGTCTGGACAATAAATGGGCGACTGATTGTGTCCGATACGGGGCAGAATCGTGTTTTTATCTGGAACCGGATGCCCACTATGGAATACGCTGAACCGGATGTGGTGCTGGGGCAGGTAGACGCGGTCGAAACCGGCCGAAATGCGGGGGGCAGCGTTGATGCCGATACGTTGCAGTACCCATCGGGACTGTGGTCGGATGGCGAACGGCTCATCGTGGCCGATGCCTGGAACCACCGCGTTCTGATCTGGAATCAATTTCCCACGCAGCACGGCCAAGTGGCTGATGTGGTGCTGGGGCAGGTAGATTTTAGCCACAATCAGCCCAATACCAAAGGCATTGGAGCCTCTCCAACCGAACGAACGTTAAACTGGCCGTATGGCGTAACCTCCGACGGGCAGCGGCTCTGGATTGCCGATACGGGCAATCGGCGGGTGCTGTTTTACGACCAGATCCCGACCGAGTCGTTTGCTGCGGCTACGGCCGTAGTTGGTCAATCGGGTTTTACGGAGCGGGATTACGATTCGGCTAATCCGATCTGGCCGTATTCTGTTAAAATTGGTCCAAAAGGGCAGATGGCCGTGGCTGATACACAATATTACCGTACGCTGCTCTGGCAAGACTGGCGAACAGCCCCTCAGCAACCAGCCGATGTTCTGATCGGTCAGGCTGATTTTGAGAGTAACGGGCAAAATCAGTACGGTCTATTTCCAGCTCAGCAAACACTAAGCTGGACCTACGACGTGCATTTTTATGGCGACGGCTTACTCATCGCCGACACGGGCAACAGCCGGATTCTGTGGTTCGATGCGGTACCAACGCAACACAACCAACCGGCGGATAATCTGATTGGTCATGCCAGTTTCGCAACGGGCAGTGAGAATGCCAACACACGTTTCGGTACGGATAAGCAGTTGTACTGGCCATTTTCGATTAGCACCGATAGCAACCAGCTCGTCATTGCCGATACCGGTAACCATCGGATTATTATTGGCAAGCTGCCGGTCCCCTCAATTGACCTTATGTAA
- a CDS encoding hydrogenase expression/formation protein HypD (TIGRFAM: hydrogenase expression/formation protein HypD~PFAM: hydrogenase formation HypD protein~KEGG: scl:sce4580 hydrogenase expression/formation protein hypD2), translating into MKHLTEYRDPELVEQYIQELHRTATRPWTIMEVCGGQTHGLVKNGILNLLPELVTMVHGPGCPVCVTPVNLIDKAVYLAEEKAVILCSFGDMIRVPGSTKSLLDAKAGGADVRILYSPLEAVRLARENPDREVVFFAVGFETTAPANALAVVQAQKLGLTNFSILASHVLVPPAMEAVIQDDDTHIQGFLAAGHVCAIMGIDAYGPLVDRYKMPMVVTGFEPVDLLQGILMVVRQLERGEYRLENQYARVVRPEGNPEARRIIEQVFETVDREWRGIGTIPGSGWSVRPELAAFDADRKFSVSIAKAPECPDCIAGLVLKGIKKPHECSQFGRACTPERPLGAPMVSSEGACAAYYHFANTEVSY; encoded by the coding sequence ATGAAACACCTCACCGAATACCGCGACCCCGAACTGGTAGAGCAGTATATTCAGGAACTGCACCGAACCGCCACCCGTCCCTGGACGATTATGGAAGTGTGTGGCGGGCAAACGCACGGACTGGTCAAAAATGGCATCCTGAACCTATTGCCTGAGTTGGTTACGATGGTACACGGACCGGGTTGCCCGGTCTGCGTGACGCCCGTTAACCTGATTGATAAAGCCGTGTATCTGGCCGAGGAGAAAGCCGTTATTCTGTGCTCATTTGGCGACATGATTCGGGTGCCGGGTTCCACAAAGAGCCTGCTCGACGCGAAAGCGGGCGGGGCCGATGTTCGGATTCTGTACTCACCGCTGGAGGCCGTTCGGCTGGCGCGCGAAAACCCCGACCGGGAGGTCGTGTTCTTTGCAGTAGGCTTCGAAACAACGGCTCCCGCCAATGCACTGGCGGTAGTACAGGCGCAGAAACTGGGGCTGACAAACTTTTCAATACTGGCGTCGCATGTGTTGGTGCCTCCGGCTATGGAAGCGGTGATTCAGGACGATGATACCCATATTCAGGGTTTTCTGGCCGCTGGTCACGTTTGCGCCATCATGGGCATTGATGCTTACGGGCCACTCGTCGATCGGTACAAAATGCCGATGGTCGTAACCGGATTCGAGCCGGTCGATCTGTTGCAGGGAATTCTGATGGTGGTGCGGCAACTGGAACGGGGCGAGTACCGGCTCGAAAATCAGTATGCCCGGGTGGTACGTCCGGAAGGAAACCCCGAAGCCCGGCGCATCATCGAACAGGTGTTCGAGACGGTCGACCGTGAGTGGCGGGGCATTGGTACCATTCCCGGCAGCGGCTGGTCAGTACGTCCCGAACTGGCCGCTTTCGACGCTGATCGTAAATTTTCGGTCTCCATCGCCAAAGCGCCCGAATGCCCCGATTGCATTGCCGGTCTGGTGCTGAAAGGCATCAAAAAGCCGCACGAATGCAGTCAATTCGGACGCGCCTGCACGCCTGAGCGTCCATTGGGAGCGCCTATGGTATCGTCGGAGGGCGCCTGCGCGGCTTACTACCATTTCGCCAATACGGAGGTTAGTTATTAG
- a CDS encoding hydrogenase assembly chaperone hypC/hupF (TIGRFAM: hydrogenase assembly chaperone hypC/hupF~PFAM: hydrogenase expression/formation protein (HUPF/HYPC)~KEGG: scl:sce4579 hydrogenase expression/formation protein), whose product MCLAIPGKIKSIEYQYDGLVRMARVAFGGIVKEASLDMVPQAKEGDYVLVHVGVAISIVDEEEAEKTFAYLREIGELDELTESSQIDRHAL is encoded by the coding sequence ATGTGCTTAGCCATTCCCGGTAAAATAAAATCCATTGAATATCAGTACGATGGCCTCGTTCGTATGGCCCGCGTAGCTTTTGGCGGTATTGTAAAAGAGGCTAGCCTAGACATGGTTCCTCAGGCGAAAGAGGGCGACTACGTACTGGTTCACGTGGGGGTCGCCATCAGTATTGTCGATGAAGAAGAGGCCGAAAAAACCTTTGCCTACCTCCGCGAGATCGGCGAACTGGATGAATTAACGGAAAGCAGCCAAATTGATCGTCACGCTCTATGA
- a CDS encoding protein of unknown function DUF151 (PFAM: protein of unknown function DUF151~KEGG: dde:Dde_2379 hypothetical protein), with amino-acid sequence MIDLSIIALSESISKPGNYALILEDVVGKRRIPLIIGASEAQAIAVAMEKMQPLRPFTHDLFYQALTQTGVIMKEAIITHVKDEIFYATISLLTTSGERLALDARPSDAIALAVRFNCPLRATTDVIDMSGYFVDDKTRDKKGSYAEYTLAELEELLAKIIKKEDYESAARVRDAIDRRKGLK; translated from the coding sequence ATGATTGATTTGTCGATTATTGCCCTCTCGGAAAGCATCTCGAAGCCGGGAAATTATGCATTGATTCTGGAGGATGTTGTTGGAAAACGACGGATCCCGCTGATTATCGGGGCCTCCGAAGCCCAGGCTATTGCCGTCGCCATGGAAAAAATGCAGCCCTTACGGCCTTTTACGCACGATCTGTTTTATCAGGCGTTGACGCAAACGGGAGTTATCATGAAAGAGGCCATTATTACCCATGTTAAGGATGAGATTTTTTATGCTACCATTAGTCTCCTGACTACTTCGGGAGAACGTCTCGCCCTGGATGCCCGTCCTTCCGACGCCATTGCCCTGGCCGTTCGCTTCAATTGTCCACTGCGTGCTACGACTGACGTTATAGACATGTCGGGCTATTTCGTCGATGATAAAACCCGCGATAAAAAAGGATCTTATGCCGAGTACACACTAGCTGAGTTGGAGGAACTATTGGCAAAAATCATAAAAAAAGAAGATTACGAAAGTGCCGCACGCGTCCGGGACGCCATCGACCGGCGCAAGGGCTTAAAGTAA